From a region of the Polynucleobacter corsicus genome:
- a CDS encoding ArsR/SmtB family transcription factor: MNMPISKVELKKMQSAADDACKLMKVLSNRDRMMLLCEIGQAEKCVGELEAALDLHQPTLSQQLTVLRKEKLVKTRREGKQIYYSLSSEIAVAVMSLLYKHYCKK, from the coding sequence ATGAATATGCCTATCTCCAAAGTTGAGTTAAAGAAAATGCAGTCAGCTGCAGATGATGCCTGCAAGTTGATGAAGGTCTTATCAAACCGAGATCGCATGATGCTTTTATGTGAAATCGGTCAAGCAGAAAAATGTGTTGGTGAGTTAGAGGCTGCGCTCGATTTGCATCAGCCAACTCTCTCGCAGCAATTGACTGTGTTGCGCAAAGAAAAGCTAGTGAAAACACGTAGAGAGGGAAAGCAAATTTATTACTCCCTATCCAGTGAGATTGCTGTCGCAGTGATGAGTTTGCTCTATAAGCATTACTGCAAAAAGTAA
- a CDS encoding FAD:protein FMN transferase, translating into MIRCKPLLGTFVEIRIEDPSPPLKALDEAFLAIEQVQSLMGFHNPDSELSQINARSYLEPVRIHPWTAEVLRIAKEVYLQSQGVFNCGVGHRLVEAGLLPRHGKFNDGSFGGIEDLQLIELPLVRSSLPLCLDLGGIAKGYAVDKAVEALIAHGIQSGSVNAGGDIRVFGDRSQAIQIRNPSKPHELIQIGSMSAGAIATSSLYFANRSSSSKSFMVNPLNQGHIEFSESYSVVATRCVYADALTKVVSISRNTHHPCLSHFSAQAIRIPNTQSP; encoded by the coding sequence ATGATTCGTTGCAAGCCGCTTTTAGGCACCTTCGTAGAAATCAGGATTGAAGACCCATCGCCCCCATTGAAAGCGCTAGACGAAGCTTTTTTAGCTATTGAACAAGTGCAATCTTTGATGGGCTTTCACAATCCCGATAGCGAGCTTTCCCAGATCAACGCCAGATCCTATTTAGAGCCTGTTCGGATTCACCCGTGGACAGCTGAAGTTCTCAGGATCGCAAAAGAGGTTTATCTCCAATCCCAAGGCGTATTTAATTGTGGGGTTGGTCATCGCCTAGTGGAAGCAGGTCTTCTCCCTAGGCATGGCAAGTTCAATGATGGCTCATTTGGAGGCATTGAAGATCTCCAATTGATTGAACTCCCCTTGGTTCGATCATCTCTACCGCTTTGCCTTGATCTTGGCGGTATCGCCAAAGGCTATGCAGTAGACAAAGCGGTTGAAGCATTAATCGCTCACGGTATCCAATCTGGATCGGTCAACGCAGGCGGGGATATCCGCGTATTCGGGGATCGCTCTCAAGCTATTCAAATCCGTAATCCATCAAAACCGCATGAACTCATCCAAATTGGCAGCATGTCAGCAGGTGCGATTGCGACTAGCAGTCTTTACTTTGCAAACCGTAGTAGTAGCTCAAAGAGCTTTATGGTGAATCCCCTAAATCAAGGGCATATTGAGTTTTCAGAGTCTTACTCAGTCGTCGCCACTAGATGTGTCTACGCAGACGCCTTAACTAAGGTAGTGAGTATTTCTAGAAATACTCACCATCCTTGCTTAAGTCACTTTTCTGCCCAAGCAATCCGCATCCCCAATACCCAATCTCCATGA
- a CDS encoding MBL fold metallo-hydrolase encodes MTTNPAPLIKDFFDPETWTYTYVVYECEGAHCVIIDSVLNYDPKSGRTSTKSADEVIAFVKKHQLQVDWILETHAHADHLSAAPYLQSQLGGKLVIGDHITKVQAVFKGVFNLDDHFKADGAQFDYLLKEDESLAFGNLSLKALFVPGHTPACMAYKIGDAIFVGDTLFMPDVGTARCDFPGGDAKMLYQSIQKILSYPAQTKLYMCHDYPPNNRPATGVSTVADERANNIHVHDGIGEEQFVQMRTARDKTLEMPTLILPSIQVNIRAGHFPEADSNGVAYLKIPLNAL; translated from the coding sequence TTGACTACAAATCCCGCCCCCTTGATTAAAGATTTTTTTGACCCAGAAACCTGGACCTACACCTATGTGGTTTATGAGTGTGAGGGGGCTCATTGCGTCATCATTGACTCTGTCTTGAACTATGACCCTAAATCAGGCAGGACTAGCACCAAGTCTGCCGATGAGGTGATCGCCTTTGTTAAGAAGCACCAACTTCAAGTGGATTGGATCTTAGAGACCCATGCCCACGCAGATCACTTAAGCGCAGCCCCTTATTTACAAAGTCAATTAGGTGGTAAGTTGGTGATTGGGGATCACATTACCAAAGTGCAGGCAGTATTTAAAGGCGTCTTTAATCTCGATGATCACTTTAAAGCGGACGGCGCTCAATTTGACTATTTGCTCAAAGAGGATGAGTCACTCGCTTTCGGAAATCTCTCCTTAAAGGCACTTTTTGTGCCGGGTCACACACCTGCTTGCATGGCTTATAAAATCGGCGATGCCATCTTCGTGGGCGATACCCTCTTTATGCCCGATGTCGGCACAGCCCGTTGTGATTTCCCGGGTGGTGATGCGAAGATGCTCTATCAATCCATTCAAAAGATTTTGTCTTATCCAGCTCAGACCAAGTTGTATATGTGTCATGACTACCCGCCAAATAATCGACCTGCGACTGGTGTGAGCACTGTTGCCGATGAGAGGGCAAATAATATTCATGTCCATGATGGCATCGGTGAGGAGCAGTTTGTGCAGATGCGTACAGCTCGAGATAAAACTTTAGAGATGCCAACACTCATTTTGCCGTCCATTCAGGTCAATATACGTGCTGGACATTTTCCTGAGGCCGATAGCAATGGAGTTGCTTATTTAAAAATTCCTTTGAATGCGCTCTGA
- a CDS encoding FMN-binding protein, producing MNWKPNPLFIIGLTIATAPIVAQAKIYVSLEQAQKILIPNKSLVKNPIIITEDLQDKMRSASSIRHPFQGERIWRAADGSWFIVDEVVGKHEMITYAVALNPSGAVIGIEILEYVESYGYEVAEANWRKQFVGKTATDPIKLNQDIQNIGGATLSCKHLTDGVKRVAVLYDIALKNQTFSLKAK from the coding sequence ATGAACTGGAAACCTAACCCCCTATTCATCATTGGTCTAACTATAGCAACTGCACCAATCGTTGCACAGGCCAAGATTTATGTATCCCTTGAACAAGCTCAGAAGATACTAATACCCAATAAATCGCTTGTTAAAAATCCCATCATCATCACCGAGGATCTCCAAGACAAAATGCGCTCAGCTTCGAGTATTCGCCACCCCTTTCAGGGGGAGCGAATTTGGAGGGCGGCCGACGGCAGTTGGTTCATCGTAGATGAGGTAGTTGGTAAACATGAAATGATTACTTACGCAGTAGCACTTAATCCATCGGGTGCAGTAATTGGAATTGAAATTCTGGAATACGTTGAATCTTATGGATACGAAGTAGCAGAAGCCAACTGGCGCAAACAGTTTGTCGGAAAGACGGCTACAGACCCTATCAAGCTCAATCAAGATATTCAGAATATTGGTGGTGCTACCCTCTCCTGCAAACATTTAACTGATGGCGTTAAGCGGGTTGCGGTCTTATATGACATCGCTTTAAAAAATCAAACCTTCAGCCTAAAAGCAAAATGA